In Montipora capricornis isolate CH-2021 chromosome 4, ASM3666992v2, whole genome shotgun sequence, the DNA window CACTATTTTAAATCCCCATGCATTACAGACATATGCTGAAGCTGTTTCAAATAAAGGTGCGGCCCTCGACAATTGTTTCGGCTTTGTGGACGGTACAGTTCGTCCAATTTGTCGCCCAAACACCAATCAAAGAATTGTTTACAATGGGCACAAGAGGGTGCATGCcctgaaatttcaatcaatcgCCATTCCAAATGGACTAATTGCCAATCTTTACGGTCCTGTTGGTAAGTGTGTTTAATTATAGCTGTATCgttcaattttatttatatttataaacaATCAGAAGCTTTAGCAGTGGGCTCTACTGTTATAACACTGCAGGAATTTGAACACAAGAAAACCTACTGGAGACCTGGGTCAAAGTACCTCTAGTACATACTTCTCATATGTTGTCATATACAATCAGTGAACAGTAAAATAGCAAACATGTGAGGACCACAATGAAACAGGCAGGAACCCTATAACATAGGGTCATCTTTTGTAGCCAAACAGTACAACAGTAAAGATAAATAGAATGGCAGCTTTTATCaacaattattaataattttcacCCCCCTAATTCTACAAACCTTTACTATTTCCAGAGGGCAGAAAGCATGATGCGGGAATGCTACGAGACTCAGGACTGTACCATGATCTCCAAAGATTTGCTTTCTCCCCAACTGGGCAGCCTTTGTGTATATATGGGGACCCAGCCTATCCTCTTCGCGTACACCTCCAAGCTCCATTTCGGAATGGCATCCTGACTCCCCCAATGCAGCAGTTTAACAGTTCCATGAGCCCAGTGAGAAGCTCAGTGGAATGGCTGTTTGGGGacacaattaattatttttgctttctcgattttaagaaaaacttaaaaataggGCTCAGCCAAATAGGTAAAATGTACATTGTTTGTGCCCTTTTAAGGAATGCCCTTACATGCCTTTATGGTAATACCACTTCCCAGTATTTTGATTTGGACCCACCCATGTTGCAAGAATACTTTGCTTGATTTAATTATTGATGTAATAtgacaaaactttatttaatcaacACAACTTCAGTATGTAAACTTATGGCACAACAAGATTGAATAAAGAACGAAATGGTTGTTCAAGTTTGATAAACCTCCATTAAATGgagtttttcttaacaatacaatGAATTAATACGTAAAAAAAGCTGTAACAAATAAGATTATGGTATAATGtggtaaacaatggaaaatactCCTGAGTGCAGGGATCTAACTTTTTTGGTTCATAAGTTTGTCAACAACAGCCATGAGGATCTGAgattgttgctgctgctggtGGTGCATTAGCTCCATCATAGATTTCTGTTGATCAAGATAAGAAGCCAGCTTCTTCTCCTCCAATTCTTGCTGCTTTCGTCGTATTGCTAACTCTTCTTCTCTCAATGCCTTCTCGCTTTCAGCTTTCTCACGCAGAAATGAGATTGTTTCATTGCCActccttctctttttcttcataTGGTTTTCCTGTTCTCCTTCCTCGACTGCTCTCTTCTGGGTTTCTCCTAACTTCTCCATGGCCTTTTTTCTTATACTTTCAGCTTTCTGTTTATCAGTGTCCTCTTTCTCTTTAATCACTGCTTCATCAATCTCCTGGGAGGTGGAAGCGACTTCCTCCATTTCAATAATATCAGCCAGTGCTTGGTCCAATTCTGTAGGTTCAGGTGACACTCCAGTTGACCTTTCTTCAGCATTCATCTTCTTCCTGTACCTCTTAATTAATATGTTGAGGTGATCCCGAACTGatctttttgttaaaaaaaaacgcacACCACTTGTGCTATTCAGGTTGGTGCTAATTTCCTCCCACAGTTTTCCTCGTTCATTcgaatttctttttgcagaaaatGGATTCACTGAGAGAACTTCCCTGCACAGCAGAATGTCATGCTCTTTTGTCCACATCTGGACCCCTGGAAAAGCTGGCACtctattaaaagaaaagcaaatatcACTACAATAGCCTACATTTCAAGCTATATATCTTCAGAGTTAATGCAACTGAATTGAACAGCATTAGTTGCTGAGATTTTTATGTTTGATATGCTCTAATATAACCCaagcaaattaaaattcaacaaccaCTTCACGACAAATCAAACACCATTTCAATTGTAACAAGTTTCAAAAGTAGgtatcattttgttcaaattgtCCCACAGAAAGACATATATGTAAAATCCTGAACTTAACTGGTCTTTGATagagagaaaaaattaatgtcatggAGGCTTTATAAATAGCGGCGAGTATTCTTTGCATTGTAGTGGAATGAAACTTACATGGATAATAAATATGAGAGCCTTAACTACGAGagaaataaatatattacaGTACTTATCCAGAAAACAAGCATCTCCGATATATCTATTCTCAAGCCGCGGAAACGGTGTAAGAGCAACCAGTAAAATTACAAAGTCATGAATTTAATCAAAACATGGCAATCAGGAGGACAATATATCGAGACTTCAAAGGAAAAATTGCAGCGCTCGAAAACATTTGATTAGGCTCGCTGTGAGAGTTTGACTACTGATAAAAACTACACTCTTCTTACATCAGTCGATCTCTCACATGGCATGATAAATTGATGCtcaacatgataaatttttcCATCCCGTTAATAGGCAAAGTATGTGGAGTCTACTTACTCGGAACTGGAATCCATCGTCTATCTATGAAATAACAAGCACTGTTAACAATAGAACATCCAAAAGCACAGCGAAAACGGCgaaagaaatgaataatttgagctccaaaaacaaaaacatactcaCGTTTTACGTAGGAcgcgaaatgaaaaaaatggcgtaCTCACTAAATGTGAAACGCCGTCCCATTCACACACAGACATGCGCAGTGACATTATCAGGCGAAAACGAACTTCCGGTGGCGTCCTAGATAGATGACGTCCTcaaatcttaaggtccctaatgattctcctgtgtccaccagagaaatctacgcatttccactaccctctcgatcctaagaaaatacgggcagaaggctctatgcacaaagacaccacttagcaggggagtgacaggcaagacttttaccgacacggaaaaaaaaaaaattaaacaaacaaatcccacccactttccgactgggattgccatactggcaacccagtaaagagGACGAGCAAAAGAAATTACTGctctttgtcacgcaatgccaTCCATCAGTGCCTAACTGAAATAGAACATTAATGGTTTACTGGAGTTTGATAGGAAATCAACCATGACTAAAGGAAATATGCCGAAATTTTCCCATCGTCTCATATAGTAGAGGTCAGGAGGGAAAACCGAGCTAAAATTAACACAGGACGGGGTGGGAGTAGTCTGCCAACACTCTCAACCTTGGGCTACCTGTGTTCACAGTGGAAGCGGGTGGAAAGTGATAGCTTTGTATGTTGCAGCACGTGTACGTGTGGAGACGGTCAGTTGGCTATAGagcaaaatatatttcttgGAGAGGTAAAGTGGTTTTAACGAGTTGCGTATTCAATCCACTTATCGATAGTAGAAAGGTACATCGATACTTTTATGGTCTCAAGGTTCGATATTTGGATGGTTCTCTTCTGAATGATCTAAATTTGTGATGCGGGTGATTCGTAGTT includes these proteins:
- the LOC138046843 gene encoding MAP7 domain-containing protein 2-like, producing MNAEERSTGVSPEPTELDQALADIIEMEEVASTSQEIDEAVIKEKEDTDKQKAESIRKKAMEKLGETQKRAVEEGEQENHMKKKRRSGNETISFLREKAESEKALREEELAIRRKQQELEEKKLASYLDQQKSMMELMHHQQQQQSQILMAVVDKLMNQKS
- the LOC138044921 gene encoding uncharacterized protein, which encodes MASFRKARDELLVSFCEEIINEDEFLMLYDANKSKNPEYPFWNYERFTLQGKSEAECKTDLRFEKYDIPLLVDVLGLPDEIKCKQGTICDSTEGLCIVLKRLAYPCRYSDLISTFGRPVPEISMISNTVIDFIFEHHGRRISEWNHTILNPHALQTYAEAVSNKGAALDNCFGFVDGTVRPICRPNTNQRIVYNGHKRVHALKFQSIAIPNGLIANLYGPVEGRKHDAGMLRDSGLYHDLQRFAFSPTGQPLCIYGDPAYPLRVHLQAPFRNGILTPPMQQFNSSMSPVRSSVEWLFGDTINYFCFLDFKKNLKIGLSQIGKMYIVCALLRNALTCLYGNTTSQYFDLDPPMLQEYFA